The following coding sequences lie in one Meles meles chromosome X, mMelMel3.1 paternal haplotype, whole genome shotgun sequence genomic window:
- the LOC123934838 gene encoding spermatid nuclear transition protein 4-like: MSKVPRKLPQPNQDMEQPTTSSEQRKKTKSPYQPRSKGGGKELKTTLKVKRRVQRSLSKKVSVKTTNPIRKPKKAGTPVFGHYHSLNERLNQNEPEQAQEKVEESATSNDDLGSQ, translated from the exons ATGTCTAAGGTACCCAGGAAACTACCACAGCCCAACCAGGATATGGAGCAACCAACCACAAGCTCTgaacagaggaaaaagacaaagagtcCCTATCAACCCAGGTCCAAAGGTGGTGGCAAG GAGCTGAAGACAACCCTGAAGGTAAAAAGACGCGTTCAAAGGAGTTTGAGTAAAAAAGTCTCAGTAAAAACTACCAACCCTATAAGAAAGCCTAAAAAAGCTGGAACACCAGTCTTCGGTCACTATCACAGCCTGAATGAGAGACTGAACCAAAATGAGCCAGAGCAAGCCCAAGAGAAGGTGGAGGAGTCTGCCACATCAAATGATGACCTGGGCAGCCAGTAA